The Desulfobacterales bacterium genome contains the following window.
GTTTAATAATTATGTATGCCAATAAAATACCAATAAAAATACATAAAGTCATTCCATACCATACTATATTGCTTATTAAAGTAGCCCTGTCTTCATACTTTGTGCGTACTTTAACAATATTATATTCTTGAATATCTTTAAATTGATCGCAAAGGTCATATATCTTATAAAATTTGTTTCGAGCGTTCCAATGCTTTTTCGAGCCTTCTTCTTTTTTACCGTCTCTATATAGGCTAATAATCTCATTCCTTAACGTAACATAACTATCATATAAAGACTCAATTTCTCGTAAAATATCTTTTGCTTCAGATGTCTCTGTAGATTCATTAGCTCTTTTTAACCATAAATTAAAATTTTTATGGTGTTCATTTAGCATTTCAAGCCATGAAGGGTTATCAGTAAGAAAAAAATATGTTACAAAGCCCTTCTGCATAGCAAGTGCTGTTTCAAGCCTTTGAGCTGATATTGAGGCGACCATAAAACGATCAATAATTTCAGTATATATAATTTTTGTATTATATGTGTAAAATAATGTGATGATAGAACCTAAAATATTAGCCGCAATTAATAAAAAAATAGGCGCTAAAATACGTACTCTGAGACTCAAATATTTTCCAATCATAATATTTTTCCAACCTAATTTTCTAATGTTCATTCTAAGGTTTATATAAATAATCAGCTTTAAGGCTCTGGCTAAAACTATTTGTTATAAAATTTTGAACCGAAGATTCAGCAAGGTATTTTAAAAATGAAAGTTTGTCTTGTTTTGGATAAACTGCAACTATTTCGCCTTTAATGCCCCCTAATCTACCTGCCCATTCAACAGCATCTTCAAAATTTCCAATTTTATCCACAAGCCCTAAATCTTTTGCTTCCGCTCCAGAAAATATTCTTCCATCAGCGATTTCAGTAACTTTTTCAATTTCCATTTTTCTTCCAGCTGCAACATCGCTTATAAACTGATTATGTATAACTGTCGCAAGAGATTGAAGAATAGCCTTATCTTTTTCAGTTAAATCTCTTACAGGAGATCCGACATCTTTATATTCTCCGCTTTTTATTACAACTGGAACGAGACCTATTTTATCAAGCAACTCTTTAAAATTAGTATAAGCCATTATAACGCCTATGCTTCCAGTTATCGTACCCTGAGAAGAAATTATGCCGTCAGCGGCAGATGCAACATAATATCCCCCAGAAGCAGCAACTCCTCCGAATGAAGCTATTACTTTTTTTACTTTTGACGTCTTAACAATTTCAGCATATATTTCTTGAGAAGCTCCTACTCCTCCGCCAGGAGAATTAATCCTAATTACAATAGCTTTAACATCAGAATTTTTACGAAAATCAACGATATTTTTTAATATTTCCTTTGAATCAGCGATAACTCCATTTATTTCAACTACTCCTACAACCTCTCCTGTTTCAAAAGTAGAATCAGATGCTCCAATAACGATAAGCATTGTTAAAATAACTATGAACGATGAAAAAATTCCAGAAAAAATAAGCATGAAAAAAAGATACGGGTGTCTTCTTGAAAACATAAAAATTTCCTTCCTTTGTGGTAATTATGTTAAATTGAAACAGCTAAAATTCATTTACATATCAATTTGAAAATGAAATTTTGCATTTGTTAATTTCGCCTTTTTGAGTAATTCTATATATTCATTTAAATCAGAAATTACACCTTCTGAGCTTTTAACAGATTTAGGGTTTCCTTGGATATAATTTTTTAATTTTTTTACAAATTCTAAGCCTTCATCAGCATCAAACCATTTTTCAGACTCAGATTCAAATTCAAAATCATCTGCATAGTCATCAAAAGGTATTCTTATGTAATAGTCTAAATCATTCAATTGTAGTTTTTTACATATTTTATTTATTTTGTCTGCATCATGAGCAATAAATTTTCCATTAACAAAAATATCAAAAGGTACATTCTCTTGGTCAAGCACTATAAAATAAGCTAAACTCATAAACATAAACTCCTTGTAAAAAAATCGTAATAATAAAAAAAGTTAACAAGCTTCTTACAATAAACAAAATCTATAGTTCAAGATAAAAAAGGAATCTTAAAAAATCTTATAATTAAAGACAGAATTAGACTATTGACAAGATAAAAATTTAAGGATATAGAGAAAGCCTACTTTTAATACTCCTAATGCCGGAGTGGTGGAACTGGTAGACGCAGAGGACTCAAAATCCTCCGGGCTTACGCCTGTGCGAGTTCGATTCTCGCCTCCGGCACTTACATAAATCAAGCCTTTTGACGCTTTTTTGGTTCGCCAACTTCCGAGTTAAAATTAATGATGTGCGTAACTCCCGCTCTGGTCATATTCCTAACCGCTGTTGATGTTTTAGTTGATAGAATTATTAAAACATCTAATGCGCCTCAAGATGGTATCCAGATTATTGAATCTGTTGAAATAGCAAATTAACATTTCATAAGTATAAAAACATTTCTCTTAAATTAAAAAGTATTGATAGCCCAATAAAACTAATGTAATTAAGTTTCATTAAAAAGGTGGTCTAAAAGATAATGAATATTAATTCAGACATAAATGTATTAGGCAGTCTATCAGATTTTAATTTGATAATTTCATTTTTAAAAGAAAATATAAAAACAAGTGATAATAAAGTTCATGAAGTTCAGCAAGTATATTCAAATATAAAAACATTAAAATCATTTAAGCGATTTAAAACAGCAATAAACAACACGCTCATTAAATTTTATAATCCTATTGTTGAAAGCTTAATCTGCAAAGTTATTAATACAGAGGGAATTTCATCAGACAGTCTACTGGTTTTATTTTGGAATGCTTCTATAAATAATGAATTACTAAATTACCTGAATCAACAGGTTTATTTCCCTGCTTTTTATAGTGGCAGAGTTACTATAAAAACAAATGAGGTAGTAGCCTGCTTACAAGAACTTAAAAGAAATGAAAA
Protein-coding sequences here:
- the sppA gene encoding signal peptide peptidase SppA — encoded protein: MFSRRHPYLFFMLIFSGIFSSFIVILTMLIVIGASDSTFETGEVVGVVEINGVIADSKEILKNIVDFRKNSDVKAIVIRINSPGGGVGASQEIYAEIVKTSKVKKVIASFGGVAASGGYYVASAADGIISSQGTITGSIGVIMAYTNFKELLDKIGLVPVVIKSGEYKDVGSPVRDLTEKDKAILQSLATVIHNQFISDVAAGRKMEIEKVTEIADGRIFSGAEAKDLGLVDKIGNFEDAVEWAGRLGGIKGEIVAVYPKQDKLSFLKYLAESSVQNFITNSFSQSLKADYLYKP
- a CDS encoding DUF1819 family protein; amino-acid sequence: MNINSDINVLGSLSDFNLIISFLKENIKTSDNKVHEVQQVYSNIKTLKSFKRFKTAINNTLIKFYNPIVESLICKVINTEGISSDSLLVLFWNASINNELLNYLNQQVYFPAFYSGRVTIKTNEVVACLQELKRNEKSMLKWSDSTVNTNASKYLTLLKKFLIMKGRLNKTLERPYLNDKLLIIFVYLLLAIDSSSNLLESKWLNYCFLEKEIFIQRIMQKKFMKYFNLDYTGAKLKIETTVPYEEIYDKLK